One window from the genome of Nicotiana sylvestris chromosome 9, ASM39365v2, whole genome shotgun sequence encodes:
- the LOC104216116 gene encoding WEB family protein At2g17940-like, producing MEKEGELMVRGRVEIDTRQPFRSVKEAVMLFGEKFLAEEIYAKQLKEVQTKPSAGQNQPKTDSPVTIELEKTKQNLQKSKEEGTFMAHCLQSLKEELELTKREIQQLKTRELKQKVPLGADPEIEELKFIENSSSSKVELRTQFQEYDNEIEFQKKRSVKFASTPLLTKIINVETKTSPSQLKKKMKKKTLIPFFGGLFSKKKGNQVNQYS from the exons ATGGAAAAAGAAGGAGAATTAATGGTGCGGGGACGTGTAGAGATCGACACGAGGCAGCCTTTTCGATCTGTGAAGGAGGCAGTCATGTTATTCGGAGAAAAGTTTTTGGCTGAAGAAATTTATGCCAAACAGCTTAAAGAg GTACAGACCAAGCCAAGTGCTGGACAGAACCAGCCTAAAACAGATTCACCAGTGACAATTGAGCTTGAAAAGACAAAGCAAAACCTCCAAAAATCAAAAGAAGAAGGAACTTTTATGGCACATTGTCTTCAATCTCTAAAAGAAGAGTTAGAACTGACAAAAAGAGAAATACAACAGTTAAAGACAAGAGAACTGAAGCAGAAAGTACCTTTAGGCGCGGATCCTGAGATTGAAGAGCTCAAATTCATTGAGAATTCATCATCATCCAAAGTTGAATTAAGAACACAATTTCAAGAGTATGATAATGAGATTGAATTTCAGAAAAAAAGGTCTGTTAAATTTGCTAGTACCCCTTTACTTACTAAGATCATTAATGTGGAGACTAAGACTAGCCCTTCACAacttaagaaaaaaatgaagaagaaaactTTAATTCCTTTTTTTGGTGGATTGTTTTCCAAGAAGAAAGGAAATCAAGTAAACCAATATTCATGA